From the genome of Lonchura striata isolate bLonStr1 chromosome 18, bLonStr1.mat, whole genome shotgun sequence:
GCGCGCGAAGGTGTGGCCGGGCGGCCAATCAGAATCACGCTGCTGCAGGCCAGCTTCTgaggggggcggggccggggcgcgggggcggggcgcggcgggcgcgcgcggcgcgcggccccgccgcggtgCGGAAGATGGCGGCGGGAGCgcgcggcgggagcgcggcgctgcggcggctgcggggcgggggcgcgggcgcggccccgcggggcgcgCGGTGAGTGCGGACCCCCGGACCCCCGCCCTGACAGCCCCCGCGGCATCCCCCGACCCCTCGTCCTGCCCCGGACTCCGCGTCCAACCCCGCTCCCCGCAGCTGCCCCGGCGGGGACACCCCGCATCCTCCCCCCTGATCCCTGCGGCTCCCCCGGACCCCGCATTCCTCCCGCTCCCCGCATCCCCCCGGGTGGAGACCTCACCTCTGAGCCCTTGAGGCCCGGATCTTCCCCGCTCGTCGCATCACCCGCACCGCGCTCCCCCGAGCCCTCCCATTCCCTCCCGGACCCCGCATCCCGCCGGACCGGCACACCCGTATCCCCTCTGCTGAGACCCCTGAGCCCCACCTTGCCCCCGCACCCCGCTCCCCTGGCCTTCCTGATCCCCCCCTGCACCCCGCATCCCCCCTGCACCCCGCATCCCCCCCTGCACCCCGCATCCCCCCTGCACCCCGCATCCCCCCGGGGGGGAAccccggagccccccgagcGCTCCCCGCGGCGCTCCCGGAGCCGGCGGGCGGccccggagcggccccgcggTCGTTGCCTCGCTGGGGACAAAGGTCTGGCCGCCGCTCGGACCCGGGGCCGAGGGGCACCGTCCCCCCCCGCCACTGCCCTGGGGGCACCCGACCTTCGCCGGGGCACCGGAGCCAGCCCCGGGCTGATGGGGGACCCGCGGGACgggctggggggctgctccCACCGCCCCTCGTCCCACTGCCCGTGGAGGGGTCACAGCTCCGGAGTGGTCCCTGGGTAAAGGGGATCCTGTGGGGGATGTCCCCTTGCCCGTGGAGGAGTCACTGTCACTGCAGTGGGGCTGCCCCCCTTGTCCCGCACCCCCACACCGGTGTCCTTGCCAAAACCCCTCTGGATCCAGGGGGACAGACTGGAactggggacagagctgggacgGGGCTCCCGGAGTGAACTGAGCAGAAGCCCACCAAGGCCGGGGCTCCGATGgaggcagctgcctgcaggagtGGCAGCGAGGCCTCTGGATCCCGTTTGCCGTCCAGCCGGTCACTCCCGGCCATCCCCGGTGATCCCCGGTgatccccggtgtccccctgCCCCGCTGTGCCACAGGGGCTACTCCAGGGACGTGGAGGGCAGCTGGTTCCGCTCGCTCTTCGTGCACAAGGTGGATCCCCGCAAGGACGCGCATTCCAACCTCCTCTCCAAGAAGGAGACCAGCAACCTCTACAAGATCCAGTGTGAGTGCTCCTGCCGGGAGCAAGGCAGGCACGGATGGGCTGCACCCCTCACCCATGGGAGCCCGTTCCCGGATCCTTCccccgttcccagcccctctctcctgtccctgcagttcACAATGTGAAGCCGGAATGCCTGGAAGCTTACAACCAGCTGACGTGAGCACACTGAGGGGGCTTCCCAGCATCCCAGCGGGGTGTTGGGGTGCTGTTCTGGGCCGGGAGGGGTGGGAGGGTTCGTGGAGCTCCTGGGTGGATCTGTGTCCCtgttctgtgcctcagtttccctccctGTGAAATGGATGCATCCCCCAGCTTGCACCGTATCCTGTCTGGGAGGGCGAagaggggcactgggagggttttggggtgctgacCCCCACCCCAAGTGTGCCTCTCTGTGCCCCCACAGAGAGGAGGTGCTGCCCAAGCTCCATTCGGACCCCGACTACCCCTGTGACCTGGTGGGCAACTGGAACACGTGGTACGGCGAGCAGGACCAGGCAGGTGAGGCCAGGCAGCGGCTCCtgctgccacgggcagggatttcggtgggatttttggggcgcTGCTCCCcgtccccaccccaaaacccctgttTGCAGTGCACCTGTGGCGCTTCTCGGGCGGGTACCCGGCGCTCATGGACTGCATGAACAAGCTGAGGCAGAACCAGGTACCGCTGGGGTGGGGGCCACAGCCCCGTGCCCGACAGCCCCGGTCGCCCCCACCCCGAAACCCCCggctggggctgtccccaggaGTACCTGGACTTCCGCAAGGAGAGGAGCCGGATGCTGCTGTCCCGCAGGAACCAGCTGCTCCTGGAATTCAGCTTCTGGAAtgagccccagccccgccaGGGACCAAACATCTACGAGCTCAGGACCTACAAGCTGAAGGTGGGGATCAGCCTGTGCCTCGTTGCAGGGGGGGGTCTTCAGGCTGGTGTACCCCACTTTTGGTGGGCTGCCCCCCGAATTCCCCCTTCCTGGATGAGGAGACTCCAAGCTGGGCACGCAGGGGGGCTCTGACTGGTTTTCCTCCCCTGTTCCCAGCCAGGGACCATGATCGAGTGGGGCAACAACTGGTAAGGCGCTGCTTCCCCAGCGTGGAGGGGTCCAGGGTGGGGGGAGAGGCTCCCTCTGGAGAAGGGGGGACCCTTGGGGCAGCCCCCCATGTGTCCTCTGCTCCGTGCAGGGCTCGGGCCATTAAGTACCGCCAGGAGAACCAGGAGGCAGTCGGGGGGTTCTTCTCCCAGATCGGGGAGCTCTACGTGGTGCACCACCTCTGGGGTAAGGGGGGGTCATCCCCGGGGGACCCCCGGCCCGGGGGCTatgctgggggggctcagggtgcCCCCCTGTGCTCTCCCCACAGCCTACAGGGATCTGCAGTCCCGGGAGGAGACCAGGAATGCAGCCTGGAGGAAGAGGGGCTGGGATGAGAACGTTTATTACACCGGTGAGTGGGACCCCAGCCGCTCTGGGGACCCCCTGCCCGTGCTGGGGACCCCCTAACCTCACCTGTGTCTCCTTTCCTCCCCCAGTCCCGCTGATCCGGACCATGGAATCCCGGATAATGATTCCCCTGAAGATCTCCCCCCTGCAGTGATTTGGGGCCGTGCCAGGGGGgctccctgcacccccaggGCCCCCCTGCCCGTGCCCCGGCCCTGCAGGGGAAGGACTGGGGGGCTTTGCTCCCTCTGGCTCCCAGCTCTCTCCTCCACCccgttttggggtgccctggagggcagggaggggaaggtGGGAGCCCCCCGTGCTGTGGTGGGTGCCCagggtggtgctgctggggggGCTGTGCAGGTGGGGGGGGCTTAATTGCTCCTGATGAGCCCAGCGGGTGCCTTTGCTgccaattaaatatttaatatgctAAAGCCCAGGCCCCTCTCGGGGTGGGGAGGGCGGGACTGGGGGTGCTTGGTGTGACCCCCCAGGCTAGTGTCAGGGGGGCTGCCCTGCCCCATGACATGGGTGCTTCCTGTGCCAAAAGACCTCCACCCATGGGTGCTGGGATACACTgagggacccccccaaaaccccagtgccaccagggaCCCCATCCCATGCACCCCACAAGGTCATGGATACTGCCAGCACCACCAGGGACCCCATGCAATGCACCCCACAAGCTCCTGGAGCCCCCAGCACCACTGGATCCCCCAAGCcaaggcccagcccagcccatggACACCCCCAGGGCCATTGGGGACCTCATCCCAAGCCCCTGAAACCCCCCAGTGCTAAAGTGGATGCCATCCCATGACCCTCCAAGCCCATGGATCCCCCCAGTGCCACTGGGGACCTTTTCTCACATTATTCCAAACCCAGGGATCCCCCCAGTGCCACTGGGGACCCcgtccccagcccccccaagCCCATGGATCCTCCCACACCACCAATGACTCCTTCCTGTGCCCCTCCCAAGCCCCTGGGTGCCTCCTACCCCACTGGGGATCCCATCCCAAGCCCATGGGTACCCCCAGTGCCATCAGGGACCCCATCCCATGCCCCCCCAACCACGGGGTGCCATCAGGGACCCCGTCCCATGCCCCCCCAACCACGGGGTGCCATCGGGGACCCCATCCCATGCCCCCCAAACCAAGGGGTGCCATCGGGGACCCCATCCCATGGCTCCCCAACCACGGGGTGCCATCAGGGACCCCATCCCATGGCTCCCCAACCACGGGGTGCCATCAGGGACCCCATCCCATGCCCCCCCAACCAAGGGGTGCCATCAGGGACCCCATCCCATGGCTCCCCAACCAAGGGGTGCCATCAGGGACCCCATCCCATGCCCCCCAAACCAAGGGGTGCCATCAGGGACCCCATCCCATGCCCCCCCAACCAAGGGGTGCCATCAGGGACCCCATCCCATGCCCCCTCCAACCAAGGGGTGCCATCAGGGACCCTATCCCAAACCCATGGACACCCATCAGTGCTTCTGGGACCCCATCCAGGCTCCCCCATTCCTGTGGGTGCCCTTCTGCACCAGGAACCcccccagtcccaccagtgcccccggTTTGTGCGTGTGTGGGGTCTCACATGGTGACCACGCCCCTTTGGacaggccacgcccacccgCCGAGGCCACGCTCCCTGGTGTGCGCGGCGGGTCCTCCAGGCCGCTAGGGGGCGCTGCGgcagccgccccgcgccgcgcgcTGTGGTACCGTGACGTCACTTCCGGGCGGCGCGGAGCCGAGGCCGCGGTGAGAGCCGGGGGTGAGGCGGGAGCCCGGGCGGGGATGGAGGGAACGGCCCCGTTCCCTTGGGCTGGGGAAGCTGCGGAGGGGCGGGTCCGTGCCCCGGTGTGCTAGGGGCTCAGTGCAAGTGGAGGGTCCCGGTCTGGAGGGGCGAAGGCGCCGTGCTGGCGGAGCGCTGAGGCCTCGGGCTCAGAGAGAGAGTCCCGGCGTGAGGGCCCGGGGCGGCTCCGGAGGAGTGAGGGGTCCTGGGCCCGGTGCgctgggctctggggctctgcagagatGGAGGGTCCCGGCTCTGGGGGGCTCGGAGCAACGGACGCCCCGGGATGGATGTGCGGGGCTCTGCGGTGATCTGGAGGAGCGAAGGGTCCCGGCTCTGTGAGGGGTCTGGAGGCTCTGGGGAGGCAGAAGCCGCAATCCCGTGTGCTGCAGCCCGGGGGCTCGGGGAGGGGCTGAGCGCTCGGGCCGGGGTCCCCAGGGAGCTCAGTGGCACTGCGGGGGTCCGGGGGGGCTGTGGTGGAGCAGACCCCgggctctctgtgctgctcGGGGGCCTGTGGTGGGGCAGACCCCgggctctctgtgctgctctggggtgACTGTGGTGGAGCAGAGACCCCCGGGTGgcttgtgctgctcagggggTTGTGGTGGAGCAGACCCCGGGCTcgctgtgctgctctggagggCTGTGGTGGGGCAGAGAccccaggctggctgtgctgctctggggggctgtggtggagcagaccccggaggggctgtgctgctcgGGGGGCTGTGGTGGAGCACACCCCGGGCTcgctgtgctgctctggagggCTGTGGTGGGGCAGAGAccccaggctggctgtgctgctctgggggctgtggtggagcagaccccggaggggctgtgctgctcgGGGGGCTGTGGTGGAGCAGACCCCGGGCTCGCTGTGCTGCTCGGGGGGCTGGGAAGGTCTGGGAGGTGCAGGATGGAGGGAGGCACAGGGgatgctgcagagcccaggcGGGGCTGGCGGGGGGAGCCCGGGAGAGCCCTGGGCCAGGCAGGTTTGGCCCCCACAGACTGAccctgtgccccctccccagccctgccggcagCACCATGTCCTCCGAGTCCAGCAAGAAGAGGAAGCCCAAGGTGATCCGCACGGACGGGGTCCCAGCCGAGGGCAAGAGGGGCAAGGGCGACACGGACCAGGTACAGACCTGCCCCGGGACCTGCCCACAcccctctctgctggcctggctttccctgctggaaaacaatgcccagagaagctgtggcagcctcatcctggcagtgtccaaggccaggttggatggggcttggagaaaaactggggtagtggaaggtgtccctgtccacgggactggatgggctttaaagtcctcccttcccacccaaagcattctggaattctgtgaattGTGAGATCCAGTTTCCCCCAGCTTCCAATGCCTCCTAAACTCCCGCTGTGAATTCCTAAACCTGCTTCCATCTCTTTCAGGAGACACAAACACTCCTCTGGAGAGTGAGCACAAAGCTGGAAGATCCCTCAGGGATTTGCATGGTGCCTTCAAACCCTCCCGTGAGCAGCAGGATAGTGTAGGATCAGCCAGAGTGGGGAgtggggtggaggaggaggaggaggaggaatcaCCTTTCTGGTTTGTCCTCTGTGTCATGTagatcatggaatatcctgagttggaaaggatTCACAGGGATCCtccagtccaactcctggccctgcacagacaccccaacggTGTCAATTCAAATCTATAATAATAAAAGACAGCCTGAACTTGCCAGGTGTTTTAGTGACTGGTGGGTTGGGGATTGTTGGAACTGAGTCTTTTCCCTGTGTAAAGCCATGGGACTCGTGGGTACAGCAGAAATGGCAGCTGGTCTCCCAGAGCCCTTTCcagagggagggatgggatgagCCACGGGAGGTGTCCTTGCCTTGGCAGGATGTCAGGTACTACAGCGAGGAGAGTGAGGTGGATCTGCGTGACCCCATCAAGGACTACGAGCTCTACAGGGAGACCtgccaggagctccagaggctCATGGCAGAGATCCAGGAGCTGAAGAGCCGGGGCATCAAGGAAAATGTGAGGAGAGGCCTCCACGTGTGGTGTAACGTGTCTGTCATTTGGTGTTTCCCCATTAATCCcacaggaaaggcagcaggagctgtgatgTCTCCTGGGCAGAGTCAGGGAAATGGAGCAGCCTCCCTTtgccaggctgctggggcaAGAACTGAGCTCTGGAAATGGAGCAGCCTCCCTTGTCcaaggctgctggggcaggaattgTGCTCTGGAAATGGAGCAGCCTCCCTTTGCCAGgctcctggggcaggaattgagCTCTGGAAATGGAAGTTTCCCTTGTCTTGGGTTCCTGGGGCAGAGATTGAGCTCTGGAATAGCCTCCCTTGTGCCAGGCTCCTGGGACACGTCAAGTGCTTCAGGCTGGATCAgctctgttcctgctgctgaggaaaaaaGGCTGGAGTGATTCTCTAAGGAGCCTGGACCCCCCTCCTGTGATCTGGCAGCAGGAGGCTCCCTCAGAAGCCCCAGTGACATAAATGTGGCTCCCTAGCAAAGCGTGGAACCCCTTTTGTGGCAGGAATTCCCTGCAGAGGTGGTGCCAGCCATTTCTCCTGCTTCCCACCCCGCAGGCCTCGGAGATCGACGAGCGGCGCGTGCAGAGCTGTGTGCACTTCATGACCCTGAAGAAGCTGAACCGCCTGGCCCACATCCGGCTGAAGAAGGGCAGGGACCAGACCCACGAGgtagccaggaggggctgggagggaggaatGCAGCTTGGGATTTAGGGGGGTCAGAGatggggcaggtcctgcctgttCTGCGTGCGTGGTGTGAGGGGTTGCACCTCGGCCAGGTCGTGGGGTTTGAgttgggggtttgtttgcagGCTCTGTCTTGGTTtaaaagccaggtgtctgctaaggaagccTTCCTTGAAATGGAAATTGTAAACTCCCTGTCTCTggattattataattttgaaattaagaggTTCTCAGGTCAAGatataggaataggaataacagttctttattaggaaaattaaaaatacaaatataatagtacaaacaaacaaaaacaaaccactgccagagtcagagcagccctgtcccctgtgtgtcagggaggtggctcagccccatcccaggggggctcagccctcctgcagtgccagctgtgcttctgctggagcaggatcctgcacaaggggggagttttcctctggagctccagggctgggggagatgggcctgggctcctctgggaatgcagggggaaggaagctgctcctctgggaatgcagggggaagaaagctgctcctctgggaatgcaggggaagaaagctgctcctctgggaatgcagggggaaggaagctgctcctctgggaatgcagggggatggaagctgctcctctgggaatgcagggggcaaaggctgctgtgctgttcccaggtcagattggatccaggtaggaatgcttggctcctcccctgggcacagcatctcccatggatgatggaattttctcagccatgcagggacactcagtggccatggacagcagagatctcctggagggaggattggctgtgggagagataaagaaaaaactgcccaaaaaaaacccagaactgCCCCATCTCTGACAGATGGGGATAGAATCACACCCCCAGCCACATCTTGCAACCTGAGACAGGCTCAGATCTTGATAAACTCCTGTCGGGTGCAGGGCAGCTGTAATTAGATGAATAATGAAGGAGCAGTATCTGCTTTTGTCTCAAGTGCAGTAGGATGGCAGAAACTGTTTCAAGGGTCTGGTGTTGGCAGGTGTATCAATGGGTGGATGATTGGCCTGGAAGCTCCATACCTGGAGTTCTCAGAGGAGGAACTCTGTGTACCCCAGCAAATGAGCCCTGTCCTGTGCCTTGGCTTTGAAACGTGCAGGAAGGAGCAGGATCAGTCTCCTGTCACAATCCTTTGCTCCTCCAGCCTTTAAAACGTCATTCTTCCCCTCCAAAATTGTTGCATACTCTAAAACCTGCTGTCCCAAGCTGCTGTAGTGGGGTTGTGGTGGCTCTCTCTTGGTGACTGAtttcctgctccatccctgccctggttgTGTGTTTCAGGCAAAGCAGAAGGTCGATGCCTATCACCTGCAGCTCCAGAACCTGCTCTACGAGGTGATGCACCTGCAGAAAGAGATCACCAAGTGCCTGGAATTCAAGTAAGcagccagggagcagagggatcaGTGGTGTGTCTGGGGTGGGTGGGTGATTCCCACCCGTgggagctcttcccacattccccgaGTTCACTGTGGGAGCAGAACAGGTGCTCCATGTGTTTGTGATCATGGATTGGTTtggatgggcagggacatcaaaGCCCATCCAATGCCACCCCTGCTatggcaaggacaccttccactgtcccaggctgctccaaaccccatccaactggcctgggacattccagggatccaggggcagccacagctgctctgggcaccctgtgccagggcctgcccacctcCCACGGAccaattccttcccaatctcccatccatccctgccctctggcagtgggaagccattccctgtgtcctgtccctccatcccttgtccccagtccctctccagctctcctggagccccttgaggcacagacagtggaggtcaaaacaagTTCAGCTCACTGATGGTGGTGGCTCGGTAGCAGGGCAGGAAGCACCAGTTGGACACTTCTGTGGGACACATTAAGCACTTCCCACTTTTCCCTGGTCTGATCCATGTGTCCTGGCAGATCCAAACACGAGGAGATCGAGCTGGTGAGCCTGGAGGAGTTCTACAAAGAGGCCCCCCCTGAAATCAGCCGCCCTGCCATCACCCTGACCGAGCCCCACCAGCAGACCCTGGCCCGCCTGgactgggagctggagcagcgcaaGAGGTGGGTCAGTGGTGTTCCCATTCCATGTCCCTGCTCCAGGATCTGGGCAgacacccagagctgctgggagagcagatGTAGGGATGGAGTTTTTCACACCCTCTTGGATCAGCGTGGAGCAGGCATTTATTGTGCAGCTGGGAGGTTctctctg
Proteins encoded in this window:
- the NIPSNAP1 gene encoding protein NipSnap homolog 1 — translated: MAAGARGGSAALRRLRGGGAGAAPRGARGYSRDVEGSWFRSLFVHKVDPRKDAHSNLLSKKETSNLYKIQFHNVKPECLEAYNQLTEEVLPKLHSDPDYPCDLVGNWNTWYGEQDQAVHLWRFSGGYPALMDCMNKLRQNQEYLDFRKERSRMLLSRRNQLLLEFSFWNEPQPRQGPNIYELRTYKLKPGTMIEWGNNWARAIKYRQENQEAVGGFFSQIGELYVVHHLWAYRDLQSREETRNAAWRKRGWDENVYYTVPLIRTMESRIMIPLKISPLQ